One genomic window of Solanum dulcamara chromosome 10, daSolDulc1.2, whole genome shotgun sequence includes the following:
- the LOC129870914 gene encoding superoxide dismutase [Cu-Zn] 2, giving the protein MGSLKAVAVISGNNSVKGSLQFIQQPNGTTHLRGRIIGLAPGLHAFHIHALGDTTNGCNSTGSHFNPLKKDHGAPTDEVRHAGDLGNIVAGPDGVAEISISDMQIPLSGVHSILGRAVVVHADPDDLGRGGHELSKTTGNAGARVGCGVIGLQSSV; this is encoded by the exons ATGGGGAGCTTGAAAGCAGTGGCCGTTATCTCCGGGAACAATAGTGTGAAAGGGTCCTTACAATTCATCCAGCAACCCAACG GTACTACCCACTTGAGAGGAAGAATAATTGGTCTAGCTCCAGGTCTTCACGCTTTCCATATCCATGCTTTGGGTGATACCACTAACGGCTGCAATTCCACTG GATCTCATTTTAATCCACTTAAGAAAGATCATGGAGCTCCCACAGATGAAGTACGTCATGCGGGTGATTTAGGCAACATTGTTGCTGGTCCTGATG GGGTGGCAGAGATATCAATTTCAGATATGCAG ATTCCTCTTAGTGGAGTACACTCCATCTTGGGAAGAGCAGTAGTTGTGCATGCTGATCCGGATGATCTGGGAAGAG GTGGACATGAACTTAGTAAGACAACAGGAAATGCAGGTGCAAGAGTTGGCTGTG